In a genomic window of Urocitellus parryii isolate mUroPar1 chromosome 2, mUroPar1.hap1, whole genome shotgun sequence:
- the Cggbp1 gene encoding CGG triplet repeat-binding protein 1: protein MERFVVTAPPARNRSKTALYVTPLDRVTEFGGELHEDGGKLFCTSCNVVLNHVRKSAISDHLKSKTHTKRKAEFEEQNVRKKQRPLTASLQCNSTAQTEKVSVIQDFVKMCLEANIPLEKADHPAVRAFLSRHVKNGGSIPKSDQLRRAYLPDGYENENQLLNSQDC from the coding sequence ATGGAACGATTTGTAGTAACAGCACCACCTGCCCGAAACCGTTCTAAGACTGCTTTGTATGTGACACCCCTGGATCGTGTCACTGAGTTTGGAGGTGAGCTTCACGAAGATGGAGGAAAACTCTTCTGCACTTCTTGCAATGTGGTTCTGAATCATGTTCGCAAGTCTGCAATCAGTGACCACCTCAAGTCAAAGACCCATACCAAGAGGAAGGCAGAATTTGAAGAGCAGAATGTGAGAAAGAAGCAGAGGCCCCTAACTGCATCTCTTCAGTGCAACAGTACTGCGCAAACAGAGAAAGTCAGTGTTATCCAGGACTTTGTGAAAATGTGCCTGGAAGCCAACATCCCCCTTGAGAAGGCTGATCACCCAGCAGTCCGTGCTTTCCTGTCTCGCCATGTGAAGAATGGAGGCTCCATACCTAAGTCAGACCAGCTGAGGAGAGCATATCTGCCTGATGGATATGAGAATGAGAATCAGCTCCTCAACTCACAAGATTGTTGA